Proteins encoded together in one Coregonus clupeaformis isolate EN_2021a chromosome 30, ASM2061545v1, whole genome shotgun sequence window:
- the slc9a8 gene encoding sodium/hydrogen exchanger 8, with product MKGFGYHLAICLLLTWPNSCVTERVERQTSLLDLHERDDVGLEQDHTIIPDDKKISPRNEGNIPAANPQQDGHAEQSISLLNDTDNYSNGTLHATTVGVKATPKPTPKPTPKPILPGAGVKAQEEEQSSGMTIFFSLLVIGICIILVHLLIKFKLHFLPESVAVVSLGILMGGFIKIIEFHELANWKEEEMFRPNMFFLLLLPPIIFESGYSLHKGNFFQNIGSITLFAVIGTAISAFIVGGGIYFLGQADVIYKMSMTDSFAFGSLISAVDPVATIAIFNALNVDPVLNMLVFGESILNDAVSIVLTNTAEGFARDDNAMVTGWETFLQALGYFLKMFFGSAALGTLTGLISAIFLKHFDLRKTPSLEFGMMIIFAYLPYGLAEGIKLSGIMSILFSGIVMSHYTHHNLSPVTQILMQQTLRSVAFMCETCVFAFLGLSIFSFPHKFELSFVIWCIVLVLVGRAVNIFPLSFLLNFFRDHKITPKMMFIMWFSGLRGAIPYALSLHLGLEPIEKRQLIGTTTIIIVLFTILLLGSGTMPLIRIMDNEESQSRRKSKKDINLSKTEKMGNALELEHLSELTEEEYEAQIYQRQDLKGFMWLDAKYLNPFFTRRLTQEDLLHGRIQMKTLTNKWYEEVRQGPSGSEDYEDEIELL from the exons ATGAAAGGCTTCGGGTATCATCTTGCAATTTGTCTTTTATTGACGTGGCCAAATTCGTGCGTGACAGAACGAGTTGAGAGACAAACATCGTTATTAGATTTGCACGAGAGAGACGATGTTGGATTGGAACAGGATCATACAATTATTCCCGATGACAAAAAAATATCACCGAGAAACGAAGGAAATATACCTGCTGCCAACCCGCAACAAGACGGCCACGCAGAGCAATCAATCAG CCTGTTAAACGACACAGATAACTACAGTAATGGCACCCTCCACGCTACCACTGTGGGTGTCAAGGCAACCCCTAAGCCAACCCCTAAGCCAACCCCTAAACCCATCCTGCCAGGTGCTGGGGTCAAGGCCCAGGAGGAGGAACAGTCCAGCGGGATGACCATATTCTTCAGCCTACTGGTCATCG GTATCTGCATCATATTGGTGCACCTGCTTATTAAGTTCAAACTGCACTTCCTACCGGAGAGTGTGGCTGTTGTATCCTTAG GGATCCTGATGGGAGGCTTCATAAAGATCATTGAGTTTCATGAGCTAGCTAATTGGAAG GAAGAGGAGATGTTTCGTCCCAACATGTTCTTCCTCCTGCTCCTGCCGCCCATCATCTTCGAATCAGGATACTCTCTACAtaag GGTAACTTCTTCCAGAACATTGGTTCCATCACACTGTTTGCTGTCATCGGCACGGCCATCTCTGCCTTCATCGTAGGAGGAGGGATCTACTTCCTGGGACAG gcCGATGTGATCTACAAGATGAGTATGACAGACAG CTTTGCGTTTGGTTCTCTGATCTCGGCTGTGGACCCCGTAGCAACCATCGCCATCTTCAATGCCCTCAACGTGGACCCTGTCCTCAACATGCTGGTGTTTGGAGAGAGCATCCTCAACGACGCGGTCTCCATCGTACTCACCAA TACGGCGGAGGGTTTTGCCCGGGATGATAACGCCATGGTAACGGGCTGGGAGACGTTCCTCCAGGCGTTGGGATACTTCCTCAAGATGTTCTTCGGTTCCGCTGCCCTCGGAACCCTCACTGGACTCATATCTGCCATC TTCCTGAAACACTTTGACCTGAGGAAGACTCCGTCTTTAGAGTTTGGCATGATGATCATCTTTGCCTACCTGCCCTACGGCCTGGCAGAGGGCATCAAACTCTCTG GTATCATGTCTATCCTGTTTTCAGGGATTGTGATGTCACACTACACCCATCACAACCTGTCTCCTGTCACTCAGATCCTGATGCAGCAGACCCTCCGCTCGGTGGCCTTCATGTGTG AGACGTGTGTGTTTGCCTTCCTGGGTCTCTCCATCTTCAGCTTCCCTCACAAGTTTGAGCTTTCCTTCGTCATCTGGTGTATA GTGCTGGTGTTAGTAGGTCGGGCCGTGAAtattttccctctctccttcctgctCAACTTCTTCAGAGACCACAAGATCACACCCAAGATGATGTTCATCATGTGGTTCAGTG gTCTGAGAGGTGCCATCCCCTATGCCCTGAGCCTTCATCTTGGACTAGAGCCCATAGAGAAGCGCCAGTTGATTggcaccaccaccatcatcattgtCCTCTTCACCATCCTCCTCCTCGGCAGCGGGACCATGCCCCTCATCCGCATCATGGACAACGAGGAGAGCCAATCCCGACGCAAGAGCAAGAAGGACAtcaacctcagcaagacggagaAAATG ggTAATGCCCTAGAGTTGGAGCACCTGTCTGAGTTGACAGAGGAGGAGTATGAGGCTCAGATCTACCAGAGGCAGGACCTGAAGGGCTTCATGTGGCTGGATGCCAAATACCTCAACCCCTTCTTCACACGACGACTCACACAGGAG gaCCTCCTGCATGGTCGGATCCAGATGAAAACTTTGACCAATAAGTGGTACGAGGAGGTCCGACAGGGCCCGTCTGGTTCTGAGGACTATGAAGACGAGATTGAGCTACTCtga